One window of the Halorussus sp. MSC15.2 genome contains the following:
- a CDS encoding cytochrome bc complex cytochrome b subunit, whose amino-acid sequence MSDEQTKTDGSGEAQTDGGGTGIVPPDDETPTWSERKQRTEGLSRLTYEYFERARREDQDLRQESSYVERDVLAFPVWPHEMIRNLSLTSFFVGMIIFLAATLPPHLGAPADPSSTPAVILPDWYLYWSFGLLKLGPLNPELAILGGQKLTADRTYGVIANIIVVGFIAMVPFLNKGSARRPVEQPFWAAVGMAGFTFAWTISAVSIKNLIPIDSHLLFDLAFLLPIVVGTITYAVLRSMREGYMFDLNRRYYRLRPPK is encoded by the coding sequence ATGTCTGACGAACAAACGAAAACCGACGGCAGCGGAGAAGCACAGACCGACGGCGGTGGAACGGGTATCGTTCCGCCGGACGACGAGACCCCGACGTGGAGCGAGCGCAAGCAGCGCACCGAGGGTCTCTCGCGGTTGACGTACGAGTACTTCGAGCGCGCACGCCGCGAGGACCAAGACCTCCGACAGGAGTCCAGTTACGTCGAGCGCGACGTGCTGGCGTTCCCGGTGTGGCCCCACGAGATGATTCGAAACCTCTCGCTGACGAGTTTCTTCGTCGGGATGATTATCTTCTTGGCGGCGACGCTCCCGCCCCACCTCGGGGCACCCGCCGACCCGAGTTCGACCCCGGCGGTCATCCTGCCCGACTGGTACCTCTACTGGTCGTTCGGGCTACTGAAGCTCGGTCCGCTCAACCCCGAACTGGCGATTCTTGGCGGCCAGAAGCTGACGGCCGACCGGACGTACGGCGTCATCGCCAACATCATCGTGGTCGGGTTCATCGCCATGGTGCCGTTCCTGAACAAGGGGAGCGCGCGCCGTCCTGTCGAGCAGCCGTTCTGGGCCGCAGTCGGGATGGCAGGGTTCACGTTCGCGTGGACCATCAGCGCGGTGTCCATCAAGAACCTCATCCCCATCGACTCGCACCTGCTGTTCGACCTCGCGTTCCTCCTGCCCATCGTCGTCGGGACCATCACGTACGCCGTCCTGCGGTCGATGCGCGAGGGGTACATGTTCGACCTTAACCGGCGGTACTATCGGCTCCGACCGCCGAAGTAA
- a CDS encoding cytochrome bc complex cytochrome b subunit encodes MSIERKDEYDHGEWMQKKELTPVETTFLTALIWMDKRFRIVDYLEILETLYYRVNMQMPKSHTEQYNLDNKFWYWYPLYALGSFSTIAYVVAALSGALLGFYYAPGTVSATGDASLAYNQLVFIMTDLNFGFMLRSIHRWAAQVMVAAVFLHMLRVYFTGAYKEPRELNWILGIILISLTMVFGYSGYLLTWDQLAFWASQIGVEMSLSIPLIGEWVAQLVFGGFSPGAATLQRMYIMHVFLLPFVVTTLIAVHIAIVWIQGIAEPH; translated from the coding sequence ATGAGTATCGAACGCAAAGACGAATACGACCACGGCGAGTGGATGCAGAAGAAGGAACTCACGCCGGTAGAGACGACGTTCCTGACGGCGCTCATCTGGATGGACAAGCGCTTCCGCATCGTGGACTACCTCGAGATACTGGAGACCCTCTACTACAGGGTCAACATGCAGATGCCGAAGAGCCACACCGAGCAGTACAACCTCGACAACAAGTTCTGGTACTGGTACCCGCTGTACGCGCTCGGTAGCTTCTCGACCATCGCCTACGTCGTCGCGGCGCTGAGTGGCGCGTTGCTCGGGTTCTACTACGCCCCGGGAACGGTTTCGGCGACGGGCGACGCGTCGTTAGCGTACAACCAGTTGGTGTTCATCATGACCGACTTGAACTTCGGGTTCATGCTCCGGTCCATCCACCGATGGGCCGCGCAGGTCATGGTGGCGGCGGTGTTCCTCCACATGCTCCGCGTGTACTTCACCGGAGCGTACAAGGAACCCCGCGAACTGAACTGGATACTCGGTATCATCCTCATCAGTCTGACGATGGTGTTCGGTTACTCCGGATACCTGCTCACCTGGGACCAGCTAGCGTTCTGGGCCAGTCAGATTGGCGTCGAGATGAGCCTCTCGATACCGCTCATCGGCGAATGGGTCGCACAGTTGGTGTTCGGCGGGTTCAGCCCGGGAGCGGCGACGCTCCAGCGCATGTACATCATGCACGTGTTCCTGCTCCCGTTCGTCGTCACGACGCTCATCGCGGTCCACATCGCCATCGTGTGGATTCAGGGCATCGCGGAACCCCACTAA
- a CDS encoding ubiquinol-cytochrome c reductase iron-sulfur subunit: MPEEDDKYPESTGRRRFVKGVVGSASLAGVGTATAAGINSATAPSGAGGGIRQFMAMENTAGPAPRGMPQIPVEVDSEGYLKGIWPEVKTKTQQGREITVAEMELGGVTYSSEWFQYCGVQTYPGVQPKADQDNYFRYSGNSKFEWQNDAVSEGDKMHVDDFSDYETWGNGIGQSGLGKPAQGSWRSQDVPPSGTMPIQVIRSKRIEKMAQNDEWLSASTSEGFIANLNKCTHFCCVPSFKGLAGSAVASAQDKIYCQCHQSVYDPFNIVKKSFVALPRPEE; the protein is encoded by the coding sequence ATGCCAGAAGAAGACGACAAGTATCCGGAAAGCACAGGTCGCCGACGCTTCGTCAAGGGCGTCGTCGGCAGCGCATCGCTCGCCGGAGTCGGTACCGCGACGGCGGCAGGTATCAACTCGGCCACCGCACCGAGCGGTGCCGGCGGTGGTATCCGACAGTTCATGGCGATGGAGAACACGGCCGGTCCCGCGCCGCGCGGGATGCCCCAGATTCCGGTCGAAGTGGACTCGGAAGGGTATCTCAAGGGCATCTGGCCCGAAGTGAAGACCAAGACCCAGCAGGGCCGCGAGATAACGGTCGCCGAGATGGAACTGGGCGGCGTCACGTACTCCAGCGAGTGGTTCCAGTACTGCGGCGTCCAGACCTACCCCGGCGTCCAACCGAAGGCCGACCAAGACAACTACTTCCGCTACAGCGGTAACTCCAAGTTCGAGTGGCAAAACGACGCGGTGAGCGAAGGCGACAAGATGCACGTCGACGACTTCAGCGACTACGAGACTTGGGGCAACGGCATCGGCCAGAGCGGTCTCGGGAAGCCCGCGCAAGGGTCGTGGCGCTCGCAGGACGTGCCGCCGAGCGGCACGATGCCGATTCAGGTCATCCGGAGCAAGCGCATCGAGAAGATGGCCCAGAACGACGAGTGGCTCTCGGCCAGCACGTCGGAAGGATTCATCGCCAACCTGAACAAATGCACGCACTTTTGTTGCGTGCCGTCGTTCAAGGGGTTGGCGGGGTCGGCGGTCGCGAGCGCACAGGACAAGATATACTGTCAGTGCCACCAGTCGGTGTACGACCCGTTCAACATCGTCAAGAAATCGTTCGTGGCGCTCCCGCGCCCGGAGGAATAA
- a CDS encoding plastocyanin/azurin family copper-binding protein: MKRRDFLTAATGVAGGAGAGVTAAAAQETTTTSSGNATASGNETTTATNGTTTSGGSSGGGGPTEEVIVGPGGSLVFEPAEITITPGTTIKWVWESDNHNVVPESQPEEANWEGTPGAPSKTYNTGYEYSHTFDTLGTYEYFCQPHKTAGMVGTVVVKENISSGGGGGQAEADPEHMGVPFQAHFVGLATLLMMAVSLVYTFFLLKYGESPHASGGNR, encoded by the coding sequence ATGAAGAGGCGGGACTTTCTGACGGCAGCAACCGGTGTTGCGGGCGGCGCTGGGGCGGGCGTAACGGCCGCCGCGGCACAGGAGACGACCACCACGTCGTCCGGCAACGCCACTGCCTCCGGAAACGAGACCACGACCGCCACCAACGGGACGACGACGAGCGGAGGTTCGTCCGGCGGTGGCGGTCCGACGGAAGAGGTGATAGTCGGTCCCGGCGGGAGTCTGGTGTTCGAACCCGCCGAGATAACCATCACTCCCGGAACCACTATCAAGTGGGTCTGGGAGTCGGACAACCACAACGTCGTCCCCGAGAGTCAACCAGAAGAGGCGAACTGGGAGGGGACGCCCGGTGCCCCGAGCAAGACCTACAACACTGGCTACGAGTACTCCCACACCTTCGACACGCTGGGGACGTACGAGTACTTCTGCCAGCCCCACAAGACCGCCGGGATGGTCGGCACTGTCGTCGTCAAAGAGAACATTTCGTCTGGCGGCGGCGGTGGACAAGCGGAGGCCGACCCCGAACACATGGGCGTGCCGTTTCAGGCCCACTTCGTCGGTCTGGCGACCCTCCTGATGATGGCCGTCTCGCTCGTCTACACGTTCTTCCTCCTGAAGTACGGCGAATCACCGCACGCGAGTGGGGGTAACCGATAA